The sequence below is a genomic window from Cellulosilyticum sp. I15G10I2.
TGGAGCTGTCAGTCAGAGAGCTTGTGTATACTGTGGAGCCCGTGTTGTACTTAATCCAATCACTGATGCCTTTCATATCGTTCATGGGCCAATAGGCTGTGCAAGTTATACTTGGGATATAAGAGGGAGTTTGACAAGTGGTGAGGATCTTTATAGGAATAGTTTTTCAACGGATTTGGAAGAACAAGATATTATTTTTGGAGGTGAAAAGAAGCTTGGGGCAGCCATTGATGAAGTGGTGGGAACCTATGCGCCAAAGGTAATATTTGTTTATGCAACATGTATAGTAGGTGTTATTGGAGATGATGTAAAGGCAGTCTGTAAGACGGCAGAAAACAAACATGGTATAAGAGTTATACCCGTTATGTCTCCTGGTTTTGCAGGGCATAAATCAGTAGGGTATAAGATGGCGTGTAACGCTATTATGGAGCTCATTGGTAGTGAAAAAGCAGAAAAAACAAAGGGTATTAATATATTAGGAGATTTTAATCTAGCTGGTGAAATGTGGATTATTAAAGATTATTTAAAGCAAATAGGGATTGATGTAGTCGCACAGATTACAGGGGATGCAAGCTGTGAGCAACTTCAAAAAGCAAAAAGCGCTGCCCTTAATATTGTTCAGTGTGCAGGCTCTATGACCTATCTTGCAAAACGTATGGAAGAAGAGATGGAGATCCCTTATGTTAAAGTAAGTTTCTTTGGAATAGAGGATACGACTACTTCGCTGATAAGAATAGCTGAAGCCCTTGGTGACGGGGAAGCTATCCAAAAAGCAGAAATGCTATGTAAAAATGAAAAAGATAAGTTGCAGGACTTTTTAAATAAATATAGAAAGAACTTGGAAGGAAAAAAAGCTGCGATCTATGTAGGTGGTGGATTTAAAGCGATTTCTCTTATTAAACAATTTAATGAAATAGGTATTGAGACAGTAGTTGTGGGAACGCAGACTGGTAAGAAAGATGATTATGAGATCATCGGGCAGCTTGTGAATGCTGGGACAGTCGTACTAGATGATGCTAACCCGGCGGAACTTGAAACATTTATGAAGCAAAAACAAGCAGATATCCTTGTGGGAGGGGTAAAGGAAAGACCTCTTGCCTATAAGCTTGGCATAGCTTTTTGTGATCACAATCATGAAAGGAAACACCCGTTAGCAGGCTTTATAGGTGTTGAAAATTTTATTAAGGAAATCAATTTAAGTATGAACAGTCCCGTTTGGGAATATATAAGGAGGGAGAGCCTATGAGTAAGCATCTAGTTAATTTGACAACTAATCCATGCAAGATGTGTATGCCGATGGGTGTGATTACTGCTTTTTATGGTATTAGCAAGTGTATGAGTATTCTTCATGGTTCACAAGGCTGCAGTACTTATATCAGGCGTCATATGGCAACCCACTATAATGAACCGGTAGATATAGCGTCATCTTCTCTTACAGAGCACGGTACTGTATACGGCGGAGAGAAAAATCTTATAAAAGGCATTGAAAATCTAATCACACTCTATAACCCGGAGGTCATAGGAGTTGCTACCACTTGCTTGGCTGAGACGATTGGAGAAGATATTTCACATATTATCAAAAATTTCTATGAGCAACATCCAGAAAGCAAAGTTAAACTCATTCCAGTACCATCCGGTGGGTATATGGGGACGCAATATGAAGGGTTCTTCAGAGGGCTTTACGGCATAGTTTCTCATATAGAGATGGATAAGGCGCCAAATGACAAGATCAATATTATAACTGGACCTCTAAGTCCAGCAGATACAAGATATTTAAAATCAGTACTTGAACAAATGGCAATAGACTATATTCTGCTGCCGGATTTATCACAGAATCTAGATGGCGGCCACTATGAAACTTATAATAGACTTCCAGAGGGAGGTACAACGCTAGAAGCTATATCTAAAATGGCAGGGGCAAAAGCAACACTTGAACTTAGTACTTTTATAGAAGAAAAGTATTCCCCGGGAAAATATTTAGCAGAAAACTATGGAGTAGCTTATAAAAAGCTTAATCTGCCAGTAGGTCTTAGGGATACTGATGCTTTTATTAAAGCTTTATCAGAAGTAAGCGGCACACCTATTCCGGACAGTATTAAAGAAGAAAGAGCAAGATATCTGGATGCGATGATTGATTCGCATAAATATAATGCAGAAGGCAGAGCTGTCGTATTTGGAGAACCAGACTTTGTATATGGGATCACTAAACTCTGCAGCGAAAATGGTATTATGCCGGTCGTAACGGCAGTGGGTACAAAATGTAAAATGCTTAAAGCAGTGCTTAAAGAAGAAATCGAAGATGTGGCAGACAGACTTTTTGTAAAAGAGTATATCACATTAGATGAAGCCGATTTTGAAACAATAGAAAGCTACGCGCTAAAGTTTAAAGCAAACATCATGATAGGGAGTTCTGATGGCAGAAGAATCGAAGAAAAGCATGGTATTAGTTTAGTAAGATGTGCTTTTCCCGTACATGATCGGATCGGCGGACAAAGAATCAGAATGCTTGGTTACGAAGGCGGACTCTCTTTACTGGATACCATCACAAATACTGTATTAAAAAGTAAAGAAGGCGGCTTTAGAAAAGAACTTTACAATAAGTACTACAAACCCAATATTGGAGAAGCGTCCCCAAAAGCTTCCCCAAAAGCTAAAGCCAGCAAGATTAGAGGACTGTCCCCAAGAACTAAGGTCAGCAAAATTGGAGGACTGTCCCCAAAAACTAAGACCAGCGAAATTGGAGAAACGTCCCCAGAACTTACGCTTGAGGATAAGAAGAAAACCCATCCTTGCTTTAGCTGTAGCAGTGCCCATAAATATGCAAGAATCCATTTGCCTATAGCACCAAAGTGTAATATTAGCTGCAACTATTGTGTGAGAAAGTTTGACTGTCCAAATGAAAGTAGACCAGGGGTTACTACACAGGTTTTAGAACCACAAGAGGCCTTAGAAAGATACATACAAGTGAAAAAAGATGTGCCGAACCTAACTGTTGTAGGGATAGCAGGTCCTGGAGATGCCTTAGCGAACTTTGATAAGACAAAAGAGACTCTAAGCCTCATTAAGCAATATGATAAGAACGTAACTTTTTGTTTATCAACCAATGGACTCATGCTTCCCATGTATGCCAGCGAACTTTTAGAACTTGGTGTAAGCCACGTAACCGTTACAATCAATGCCATCGATCCCAAAATAGGAGCGCAGATTTACAAGCGGATACGCTACTTGGGCACAACGTACACCGGCGTAGAAGCAGCCACCATTTTGATGGCAAATCAACTTTCAGGACTTAAATATTTAGCTTCAAGAGGGCTTGTCTGTAAGGTGAATATTGTTACATTAAAAGGGATTAACGATCATCATATAGAAGAAGTGGTTAAAAAGGTTAAAGAACTTGGTGCAACGATTACGAATATTATGCAGATGATACCTGTAGAGGGCAGTGTGTTTGAAAACATACCACTTGTAAGCAACAAAGAAATCACAGCACTTCGAGAAAAATGTGGCATTCATCTTGAACAGATGCTCCACTGTAAGCAGTGCAGGGCTGATGCTATAGGGATGCTAGATAAAGATATTTCTATGCATTATTCAGAACCCGAAAATAAAGAAGCGTTTAAAAAGTTAGAAACCACAATGAAACCTATTCGGTTTGCAATAGCTTCTAAGAGCGGGATGCTAATAGATGAACATTTTGGTCATGCAAAAACCTTCTATATTTATGATTATAAAGAGGGTAAGCCTGTTTATATAGAAAATAGAAATGTTAATAAGTATTGTGAGGGATCTGACGCTTGTGATGAAGAACAAGATAAAATAGAAAAGATTTTAAATACCATACAAGATTGTCAGGGGGTACTTACACTAAGGATTGGTCATGCGCCCGAGAAGAAGCTTATGGATAGAGGCATAAAAGTATTTAAAACGTATGACAGAATCGAAAAAGCAGTACAAGAAGCAGCACAACAACTATTATAAAAAAGGATAAAGGGAGTGAAGTCAAATGGTAACACCAAAATATCATTTATTTGTCTGTACAAGTTGCAGAATAAACGGGGTACAGAAAGGTTTTTGCTACGGAAAAGGTGCGGTTGATATTGTTCAGGCTTTTATGGAAGAAATTGATGATCGGGATCTATCCTCAGAGGTTATGATCACCAATACAGGATGTTTTGGAATCTGTGATAAAGGTCCTGTTGTAGTTGTTTATCCAGAAGGCACATGGTATGGCAATGTAACTGCTGACGATGTTGAAGAGATTGTTGAATCCCATTTAGAAGGCGGGAAAAAAGTAGAGCGGTTACTTATCTAAAAATTATAGGATAAGGGTGGGAATGGCATGTTCAAACTAATAGATCGAACACTTACAGCGATAAAGTTGGAAGAAGATTATCCAACAGGAGAAATGTTGGCGCGGATGTGCGAGTTGCTCCCAAGACTTGGAGTGGATTATATTGAGATTTCCGTGCCTGTACTTAGACTTATAGGGGAGTTGCCTATTGGGCCTAAATATATACTGAAAGTAGATACCCTAGAAGAGATGGAAAAATATAATACGTTTGAAATGTATGTGTCGAAATGCAAGGAGGATCTCAAGTCGGATAAAGTCATCCATGAGATACAAGTCAATGATGCAAGAGAAATTCCTATGCTTAATAGATATGAACATCTGAAAAATGTACGCATTACAGGTTTAGATGATCTGATGTGTACAGATTATATGGTAAGTCTTAAAAGGTTGAGAGAAATATTTACCCATCCCATTAGCCTATGTCCGCAAAATACTTATTATTGCGCGACAGCGCTTGCTTTAGAGTGGCTGCTAAGTGGCGGCAAAAGTATTGCAGTAAGTTTTGCCGGTATAGGCGGCTATGCGGTTTTAGAAGAAATTTTAATGGCCATAAAGGTGATTATGCATAAAAAGATAAATGTAGACCTAAGTATATTGCCGGAGGTAACACATCTTTATGAGACCATTACAAAGCGT
It includes:
- the nifE gene encoding nitrogenase iron-molybdenum cofactor biosynthesis protein NifE: MKGIDQGTALQGNTLLKEREDFIYCKDGCKTDTLRCDSESVSGAVSQRACVYCGARVVLNPITDAFHIVHGPIGCASYTWDIRGSLTSGEDLYRNSFSTDLEEQDIIFGGEKKLGAAIDEVVGTYAPKVIFVYATCIVGVIGDDVKAVCKTAENKHGIRVIPVMSPGFAGHKSVGYKMACNAIMELIGSEKAEKTKGINILGDFNLAGEMWIIKDYLKQIGIDVVAQITGDASCEQLQKAKSAALNIVQCAGSMTYLAKRMEEEMEIPYVKVSFFGIEDTTTSLIRIAEALGDGEAIQKAEMLCKNEKDKLQDFLNKYRKNLEGKKAAIYVGGGFKAISLIKQFNEIGIETVVVGTQTGKKDDYEIIGQLVNAGTVVLDDANPAELETFMKQKQADILVGGVKERPLAYKLGIAFCDHNHERKHPLAGFIGVENFIKEINLSMNSPVWEYIRRESL
- the nifB gene encoding nitrogenase cofactor biosynthesis protein NifB gives rise to the protein MSKHLVNLTTNPCKMCMPMGVITAFYGISKCMSILHGSQGCSTYIRRHMATHYNEPVDIASSSLTEHGTVYGGEKNLIKGIENLITLYNPEVIGVATTCLAETIGEDISHIIKNFYEQHPESKVKLIPVPSGGYMGTQYEGFFRGLYGIVSHIEMDKAPNDKINIITGPLSPADTRYLKSVLEQMAIDYILLPDLSQNLDGGHYETYNRLPEGGTTLEAISKMAGAKATLELSTFIEEKYSPGKYLAENYGVAYKKLNLPVGLRDTDAFIKALSEVSGTPIPDSIKEERARYLDAMIDSHKYNAEGRAVVFGEPDFVYGITKLCSENGIMPVVTAVGTKCKMLKAVLKEEIEDVADRLFVKEYITLDEADFETIESYALKFKANIMIGSSDGRRIEEKHGISLVRCAFPVHDRIGGQRIRMLGYEGGLSLLDTITNTVLKSKEGGFRKELYNKYYKPNIGEASPKASPKAKASKIRGLSPRTKVSKIGGLSPKTKTSEIGETSPELTLEDKKKTHPCFSCSSAHKYARIHLPIAPKCNISCNYCVRKFDCPNESRPGVTTQVLEPQEALERYIQVKKDVPNLTVVGIAGPGDALANFDKTKETLSLIKQYDKNVTFCLSTNGLMLPMYASELLELGVSHVTVTINAIDPKIGAQIYKRIRYLGTTYTGVEAATILMANQLSGLKYLASRGLVCKVNIVTLKGINDHHIEEVVKKVKELGATITNIMQMIPVEGSVFENIPLVSNKEITALREKCGIHLEQMLHCKQCRADAIGMLDKDISMHYSEPENKEAFKKLETTMKPIRFAIASKSGMLIDEHFGHAKTFYIYDYKEGKPVYIENRNVNKYCEGSDACDEEQDKIEKILNTIQDCQGVLTLRIGHAPEKKLMDRGIKVFKTYDRIEKAVQEAAQQLL
- a CDS encoding 2Fe-2S ferredoxin — protein: MVTPKYHLFVCTSCRINGVQKGFCYGKGAVDIVQAFMEEIDDRDLSSEVMITNTGCFGICDKGPVVVVYPEGTWYGNVTADDVEEIVESHLEGGKKVERLLI
- a CDS encoding homocitrate synthase/isopropylmalate synthase family protein; amino-acid sequence: MFKLIDRTLTAIKLEEDYPTGEMLARMCELLPRLGVDYIEISVPVLRLIGELPIGPKYILKVDTLEEMEKYNTFEMYVSKCKEDLKSDKVIHEIQVNDAREIPMLNRYEHLKNVRITGLDDLMCTDYMVSLKRLREIFTHPISLCPQNTYYCATALALEWLLSGGKSIAVSFAGIGGYAVLEEILMAIKVIMHKKINVDLSILPEVTHLYETITKRKVNYNKPILGDNIFSVEAGIHADGISKNPLTYEPYDPQSVGKVRKIVVGKHSGASAIRIKLKEKGAKLPDHLIEVVLEQVKKESILKKRSLTDQEFIRIVKEVVASEKQKIYS